The Roseibium sp. Sym1 nucleotide sequence GAACACTTGAACACGAAGACGAGGCTGATGAGGAAGATGCCGGCGTGCCCGTGGAGGACGGCGGTGAAGACACGGCAGAGCAGCCGACCGCCTGAGGCGAACCCGGCTGCTCTGTCTGCGTCTCGTCAGCCTCTCAGGCCTGCGGCCGCCCGGGCGCGTTCCTCGATCCCGCTCCAGTCGTCAGACGCAATGGCCTTGGCGTCGGCAATCCAGGATCCTCCGACACAAAGCACATTCGGCAGCTTGAGATAGTCCGGAGCCTTGTCCAGCGAGACGCCGCCGGTCGGGCAGAATTTTGCCGCCGCCAGCGGTGAGGACAGGGACTTCAGATAGGCCGCGCCGCCGGCCTGTTCGGCCGGAAAGAACTTCAGACGCCGATAGCCGCGTTCCATGAGGAACATGACTTCCGAGGCCGTTGCCGCACCGGGAAGCAGCGGCACGCTGTGCTGGTCGGCGGCATCGAGCAGGGCCTCGGTGGCGCCGGGGGAGACAATGAAGCGGGAGCCGGCTGAGACGGCGGCGTCATACTGCTTCGCGTCCAGAACCGTGCCCGCGCCGACAATCGCGCCCTCGACATGTTCGTTGACCGCGTTGATGGCTTCCAGCGCGTGCGGCGTGCGCAAGGTAATCTCGATTGCCGGCAGGCCGCCCCGCACCAGCGCCTCGGCCATCGGCACCGCCTTTTTCGGGTCTTCCACCACCAGAACCGGGATCACCGGCGCGGCGCACATCACTTTCTCGATTTTCTCAATGTCCTGGGCCACAGGCGTCTCCTAGAATTGTTCCGTTCAGGCACCAAACACGTGGGCGCCGGTGTCGGCCGCGCCGACGGCACCGCGGAAAGCGGCAAAAAGGTCGCGGCCGGTGCCGAACTGGTGTTCGCTCAGGTCGGCTTCGGCAAGCGGGCGGGCGTTGAACTCGGCCTCGTCCACCAGGACTTCCAGCGTCCCCGTGACCGCGTCGACGCGGATCATGTCGCCGTCGCGGATCTTCGCGATCGGTCCGCCGGCGGCGGCTTCCGGCGTGACGTGAATGGCCGCCGGGACCTTGCCGGACGCGCCGGACATGCGGCCGTCGGTGATCAGCGCGACCTTGTGACCGCGGTCCTGCAGGATGCCGAGGCAGGGCGTCAGCTTGTGCAGTTCGGGCATGCCGATCGCCTTCGGGCCCTGGAAGCGGACGACGGCGGCGACGTCGCCGGTCAGTTCCTTGTTGTTGAAGGCCGTCAGGAAGTCGTTCTGGTCGTGGAAGACGCGGGCAGGGGCCTCGATGACGTGACGCTCCCTGGCCACGGCAGAGATCTTGATGACGGCCTTGCCCATGTTGCCGGTCAGCATCTTCAGGCCGCCGGTCGGCTGGAAGGCCTTTGAGACCGGTGCCAGAACGGTTTCGTCGCCGGAGGTTTCGGGCACTTCCTGGCGCAGGACATTGCCGTCCGCGTCGAGTTTCGCTTCCGACGTGTAACCGGAAAGGTCCGTGCCGAAGACGGTCTTGACGTCCTGGTGCAGGTAGCCGTCACCGAGCAGCTCGCGGATCAGGAACTGCAGGCCGCCGGCCGCCTGGAAGTGGTTCACGTCGGCCTTGCCGTTCGGGTAGACGCGGGCAAGCAGCGGCACCACGTCGGAAAGGTCCGAGATGTCGTCCCAGGTCAGCCTGATGCCGGCGGCCGCGGCAATCGCGACCAGGTGCATGGTGTGATTGGTCGAGCCGCCGGTGGCGTGCAGGCCGACAACGCCGTTGACGATGGCTTTCTCGTCGATGATCTCGCCGGCGGGCGTGAACTCGTTGCCGAGCGCGGAAATGGCCAGGGCGCGCTTGGCGGCTTCCTTGGTGAGCGCGTCGCGCAGGGGTGTGCCCGGATTGACGAAAGAGGCGCCCGGCATGTGCAGGCCCATGATCTCCATCAGCATCTGGTTGGAATTGGCCGTGCCGTAGAAGGTGCAGGTGCCCGGCGAGTGATAGGCCTTGGATTCGCTTTCCAGCAGCGCGTCACGCCCGACCTTGCCCTCGGCGTAGAGCTGGCGGATCTTGGATTTCTCGTCGTTGGAAATGCCGGTGGTCATCGGGCCGGCAGGCACGAACACCGCCGGCAGGTGGCCAAAGGAGAGGGCTGCGATCGCCAGGCCCGGAACGATCTTGTCGCAAATGCCGAGGAACACGGCG carries:
- the eda gene encoding bifunctional 4-hydroxy-2-oxoglutarate aldolase/2-dehydro-3-deoxy-phosphogluconate aldolase, encoding MCAAPVIPVLVVEDPKKAVPMAEALVRGGLPAIEITLRTPHALEAINAVNEHVEGAIVGAGTVLDAKQYDAAVSAGSRFIVSPGATEALLDAADQHSVPLLPGAATASEVMFLMERGYRRLKFFPAEQAGGAAYLKSLSSPLAAAKFCPTGGVSLDKAPDYLKLPNVLCVGGSWIADAKAIASDDWSGIEERARAAAGLRG
- the edd gene encoding phosphogluconate dehydratase — its product is MTIQDRIGDVTERIVKRSHDSRSVYLDRIGKAADKGPQRSRLSCGNLAHGFAACGLSDKQALSGDVVPNLGIITAYNDMLSAHQPYETYPALIRDAAREVGAVAQVAGGVPAMCDGVTQGQDGMELSLFSRDIIAMAAAVGLSHQMFDAAVFLGICDKIVPGLAIAALSFGHLPAVFVPAGPMTTGISNDEKSKIRQLYAEGKVGRDALLESESKAYHSPGTCTFYGTANSNQMLMEIMGLHMPGASFVNPGTPLRDALTKEAAKRALAISALGNEFTPAGEIIDEKAIVNGVVGLHATGGSTNHTMHLVAIAAAAGIRLTWDDISDLSDVVPLLARVYPNGKADVNHFQAAGGLQFLIRELLGDGYLHQDVKTVFGTDLSGYTSEAKLDADGNVLRQEVPETSGDETVLAPVSKAFQPTGGLKMLTGNMGKAVIKISAVARERHVIEAPARVFHDQNDFLTAFNNKELTGDVAAVVRFQGPKAIGMPELHKLTPCLGILQDRGHKVALITDGRMSGASGKVPAAIHVTPEAAAGGPIAKIRDGDMIRVDAVTGTLEVLVDEAEFNARPLAEADLSEHQFGTGRDLFAAFRGAVGAADTGAHVFGA